One segment of Amycolatopsis alba DSM 44262 DNA contains the following:
- the hisB gene encoding imidazoleglycerol-phosphate dehydratase HisB encodes MSRVGKVDRTTSESSISVQLDLDGTGQVEIDTGVPFYDHMLTAFGVHGSLDLKVQATGDVHIDAHHTVEDTAIVLGQALRQALGDKSGIRRFGDAWIPMDETLAHAAIDVSGRPYCVHLGEPEQFNSFTIGGNYPFVLTRHVFDSLSFHAQIALHVRVLHGRDPHHIAEAEYKAVARALRAATEPDPRAGGIPSTKGVL; translated from the coding sequence ATGAGTCGCGTCGGCAAGGTGGACCGCACCACCAGTGAATCGTCCATTTCGGTCCAGCTCGACCTGGACGGCACGGGACAGGTGGAGATCGACACCGGTGTCCCGTTCTACGACCACATGCTCACCGCGTTCGGCGTGCACGGCTCGCTCGACCTCAAGGTGCAGGCGACCGGTGACGTGCACATCGACGCGCACCACACCGTCGAGGACACCGCGATCGTGCTCGGCCAGGCGCTGCGGCAGGCGCTCGGCGACAAGAGCGGTATCCGCCGGTTCGGCGACGCGTGGATCCCCATGGACGAGACGCTCGCGCACGCCGCGATCGACGTCTCCGGGCGCCCGTACTGCGTGCATCTCGGTGAGCCGGAGCAGTTCAACAGCTTCACCATCGGCGGGAACTACCCGTTCGTGCTGACGCGGCACGTGTTCGACTCGCTGTCGTTCCACGCGCAGATCGCGCTGCACGTGCGGGTGCTGCACGGCCGGGACCCGCACCACATCGCGGAGGCGGAGTACAAGGCCGTTGCGCGCGCCCTGCGTGCCGCGACCGAGCCGGACCCGCGCGCCGGCGGCATTCCGTCGACCAAGGGCGTCCTCTAG
- a CDS encoding response regulator transcription factor codes for MTEDRPETDRVDVAVIEDHPLYRHAVVRVLTEADGIELGAVVDSVARFHVHPQPPGSVVLLDLGLPGIAGAAAVLQVCELGHHVLVVSAQAESEQVLGAIAAGAKGFLSKDVDVDELLTAIRTVAQGRAYVSAVVAGMIIKDNADRPVSAPDVALSAREKQVLRLVAAGERDVDIARILGIGVRTVRGYLDRIRDKLGERRRAGLVRKAIQLGLASPPEVPGPSRPVAPRDDAGGFEGRR; via the coding sequence ATGACTGAAGACAGACCGGAGACCGACCGGGTCGACGTCGCGGTGATCGAAGACCATCCGTTGTACAGGCACGCCGTGGTCCGGGTCCTCACCGAGGCCGACGGGATCGAGCTGGGCGCGGTGGTCGATTCGGTCGCCCGGTTCCATGTGCATCCGCAGCCGCCGGGCAGTGTGGTGCTGCTCGACCTCGGTCTGCCGGGGATCGCCGGGGCGGCGGCCGTGCTCCAGGTGTGCGAACTGGGGCATCACGTGCTCGTGGTGTCCGCGCAGGCGGAGTCCGAGCAGGTGCTCGGCGCGATCGCCGCCGGTGCCAAGGGATTCCTGTCCAAGGACGTCGACGTCGACGAACTGCTGACCGCGATCAGGACGGTCGCGCAGGGGCGGGCTTATGTTTCCGCGGTGGTGGCCGGAATGATCATCAAGGACAACGCCGACCGGCCCGTGTCGGCTCCGGACGTCGCGCTCTCCGCGCGGGAGAAGCAGGTCCTCCGGCTGGTCGCGGCGGGCGAACGCGACGTCGACATCGCCCGCATCCTGGGCATCGGGGTCCGGACGGTCCGCGGTTACCTGGACCGGATCCGTGACAAACTCGGAGAGAGAAGGCGGGCCGGCCTGGTCCGCAAGGCCATCCAGCTCGGGCTCGCGTCTCCGCCGGAGGTGCCCGGCCCCTCGCGGCCTGTCGCGCCCCGCGACGACGCGGGCGGATTCGAAGGACGCCGGTGA
- a CDS encoding type VII secretion protein EccE yields MSVEAPAVGTPRPTPEQTPAHGVAGAAPLPWLLPIRPLQAALWEIAGIAILLALTVDGIPQAGWISVTAAAGVLLLTTSVRFAGRHAAGWLLTWAGYRLKRRDKNEVPDPLHRLAGPVRVRQHVDRAGNRFGVAEVRDGWSAIVRLTPGAMQPGPDTLTGILREAYASTGIPLSSAQLLTWTVPNGQSLLRVRWLTVRYRPEDAPIAALARGGGELGALRSTACAALALMGALAEAGFESTVLEAGEVAEELRVALGSGQDAPVDGWRSWDWGGASQVCYRPKSERDLARTLDLHVPGSAFTATSYTLYRSPGGREKSEVTIRVGGRPGAETARPSGIAVTPLHGRHATAVRRTLPLALEN; encoded by the coding sequence TTGTCGGTTGAAGCCCCGGCGGTGGGGACACCCCGCCCGACCCCGGAACAGACTCCCGCTCACGGCGTCGCGGGCGCGGCGCCGCTGCCCTGGCTGCTGCCGATCCGCCCGCTGCAGGCGGCGCTCTGGGAGATCGCCGGGATCGCGATCCTGCTCGCCTTGACCGTCGACGGGATCCCGCAGGCCGGGTGGATCAGCGTCACCGCGGCCGCCGGTGTCCTCCTGCTGACGACGTCGGTCCGGTTCGCCGGGCGCCACGCCGCCGGCTGGCTGCTCACCTGGGCCGGTTACCGGTTGAAGCGCCGCGACAAGAACGAGGTCCCCGATCCGCTGCACCGGCTCGCCGGTCCCGTCCGGGTGCGCCAGCATGTCGACCGTGCGGGCAACCGTTTCGGTGTCGCCGAGGTCCGCGACGGCTGGAGCGCCATCGTCCGGCTCACCCCCGGCGCCATGCAGCCCGGACCCGACACACTGACCGGAATCCTGCGCGAGGCGTACGCGAGCACCGGGATCCCCTTGTCCAGCGCGCAGCTTCTGACCTGGACAGTCCCTAATGGACAGTCCTTGCTCCGGGTCCGCTGGCTCACCGTCCGATACCGGCCCGAGGATGCGCCGATCGCGGCGCTCGCCCGCGGCGGCGGAGAACTCGGCGCGCTGCGGAGCACCGCCTGCGCGGCGCTGGCACTCATGGGCGCGCTGGCCGAAGCCGGGTTCGAGAGCACCGTGCTCGAAGCCGGTGAGGTGGCGGAAGAACTGCGCGTCGCGCTCGGGAGTGGTCAGGACGCGCCGGTGGACGGCTGGCGTTCCTGGGACTGGGGCGGCGCGTCGCAGGTCTGCTACCGGCCCAAGTCGGAGCGGGACCTCGCGCGGACATTGGATCTTCACGTGCCAGGCTCGGCGTTCACCGCGACTTCGTACACGCTGTACCGATCGCCCGGCGGGCGGGAGAAGTCCGAGGTGACCATCCGGGTCGGCGGGCGACCGGGAGCGGAAACGGCGCGGCCGAGCGGGATCGCGGTGACCCCGCTGCACGGACGGCACGCGACGGCGGTCCGGCGGACCCTTCCGCTGGCGCTGGAGAACTGA
- a CDS encoding SMP-30/gluconolactonase/LRE family protein, which produces MDTVKAHFEVLDERFARVNGDEWMQRLHTGCRWTEGPAYFPAGRYLVFSDIPNDRVLRWDETTGAVGVFREPAGFHNGHTVDRQGRLVSCEQGGRRVTRTEHDGTTTVLAETYQGKRFNSPNDVVESSDGALWFTDPSYGIDSDYEGHQAESEIGACHIYRVDPVDGSVRIVADDFTRPNGLAFSLDESLLYIADTRQDPSHIRVFSMDGGKLSGGGIFATSDAGGFDGIRLDAAGRVWAAAHDGLHCFAPDGTRIGKLRVPEVCSNLTFGGPRRNDLFITASSSVYTLRVNFSGPRH; this is translated from the coding sequence ATGGACACGGTCAAGGCTCACTTCGAAGTCCTCGACGAGCGGTTCGCCCGCGTCAACGGGGACGAGTGGATGCAACGCCTGCACACCGGCTGCCGGTGGACCGAAGGGCCCGCCTACTTCCCCGCCGGCCGGTACCTGGTCTTCAGCGACATCCCGAACGACCGCGTCCTGCGCTGGGACGAGACCACGGGCGCGGTCGGCGTGTTCCGCGAGCCAGCCGGATTCCACAACGGGCACACCGTCGACCGCCAGGGCAGGCTCGTCAGCTGCGAGCAGGGCGGCCGCCGGGTGACGCGCACCGAGCACGACGGCACCACCACCGTGCTCGCGGAGACCTATCAGGGCAAGAGGTTCAACAGCCCCAACGACGTCGTCGAAAGCTCGGACGGCGCGCTCTGGTTCACCGACCCCAGTTACGGGATCGACAGCGACTACGAAGGACATCAGGCGGAAAGCGAGATCGGCGCCTGTCACATCTACCGCGTCGACCCGGTGGACGGGTCCGTGCGGATCGTCGCGGACGACTTCACGCGCCCGAACGGGCTGGCCTTCTCCCTCGACGAGTCGCTGCTCTACATCGCGGACACGCGGCAGGATCCCAGCCACATCAGGGTTTTCTCGATGGACGGCGGGAAGCTCTCGGGTGGCGGGATCTTCGCGACCAGTGACGCCGGCGGTTTCGACGGGATACGGCTGGACGCCGCCGGGCGGGTCTGGGCCGCCGCGCACGACGGCCTGCACTGCTTCGCGCCCGACGGCACGCGGATCGGGAAACTGCGCGTGCCGGAGGTCTGCTCGAACCTGACCTTCGGCGGGCCGCGGCGGAACGACCTGTTCATCACCGCGTCCAGTTCGGTCTACACGCTGCGGGTGAACTTCTCGGGGCCGCGTCACTGA
- a CDS encoding response regulator produces the protein MNADEQQPKRSTPINVGVIEDHPLYRDAVARVLTEAPDIALGAVADSVARFAVQEQPPGSVVVLDLKLRGVQDAAAVLEVGQMGHKVLVVSAHAEQPEVLGAMQAGAKGFLSKDVDGDELLRAIRTIADDNAYVSPTLAGMIIQDSEDRHAGPKIVLSEREKQVLRLVAAGERDVDVAEILNISVRTVRSYLDRIRDKTGERRRAGFVRVAIREGLLR, from the coding sequence GTGAACGCAGACGAGCAGCAGCCGAAACGCAGTACACCGATCAACGTCGGGGTGATCGAGGATCACCCGTTGTACCGGGACGCCGTCGCGCGCGTCCTCACCGAAGCGCCCGACATCGCGCTGGGCGCCGTCGCCGATTCCGTCGCGCGGTTCGCCGTCCAGGAGCAGCCTCCGGGCAGTGTGGTCGTCCTCGACCTCAAGCTGCGCGGCGTCCAGGACGCCGCCGCGGTGCTGGAAGTCGGGCAGATGGGGCACAAGGTGCTCGTGGTGTCCGCCCACGCCGAACAGCCCGAGGTGCTGGGCGCCATGCAGGCCGGGGCGAAGGGCTTCCTGTCCAAGGACGTCGACGGCGACGAACTCCTGCGCGCCATCCGCACCATCGCCGACGACAACGCGTACGTGTCGCCGACGCTGGCCGGAATGATCATCCAGGACAGCGAAGACCGCCACGCCGGTCCCAAGATCGTGCTGTCCGAACGGGAAAAGCAGGTGCTGCGGCTGGTCGCGGCGGGTGAACGGGACGTCGACGTGGCGGAGATCCTGAACATCAGCGTGCGGACGGTACGGTCCTATCTCGACCGGATCCGGGACAAGACCGGGGAACGCAGGCGGGCCGGTTTCGTGCGCGTGGCGATCCGCGAGGGCCTGCTGCGCTAG
- the hisD gene encoding histidinol dehydrogenase, whose translation MLNRTDLRGQVPSVAELRSTLPRAEYDVDAALHHVRPVVEAVRDRGVEAVLEYTEKFDKVRPSGVRVAAAELTGALANLDPAVRAALEESIVRARKVHGDQRRQDVTTEVVDGGTVTERWIPVERVGLYAPGGLAVYPSTVVMNVVPAQIAGVGTLVLCSPPQAAFGGLPHPTILAAAELLGVDEVWAVGGAQAVALLAYGGTDTDGATLEPVDVVTGPGNIYLTAAKRLLRGVIGIDSEAGPTEIAILADETADPVHVAADLISQAEHDPLAASVLVTTSEELADAVDKELTGRVAATKHSERVTEALGGKQSGIILVSTVEDGIRVVDAYAAEHLEIQTADARAVAARVRNAGAIFVGAYAPVSLGDYCAGSNHVLPTGGFARHSSGLSVQSFLKGVHVVDYSEDALREIAGRVVALANAEDLPAHGEAITARFEGERA comes from the coding sequence ATGCTGAACCGTACCGACCTGCGTGGACAGGTCCCGTCCGTTGCCGAACTCAGGAGCACGCTCCCGCGTGCCGAGTACGACGTGGACGCGGCGCTGCATCACGTCCGGCCGGTGGTCGAGGCGGTCCGCGATCGCGGCGTCGAGGCGGTTCTCGAGTACACCGAGAAGTTCGACAAGGTCCGCCCATCCGGTGTCCGCGTGGCCGCCGCGGAGCTCACCGGCGCGCTCGCGAACCTGGACCCGGCCGTCCGCGCGGCGCTGGAGGAGTCCATCGTCCGCGCCAGGAAGGTCCACGGCGATCAGCGCCGTCAGGACGTCACGACCGAGGTCGTCGACGGCGGCACGGTCACCGAGCGCTGGATCCCGGTCGAGCGCGTCGGGCTGTACGCGCCCGGCGGGCTCGCGGTGTACCCCTCGACCGTGGTGATGAACGTCGTCCCGGCACAGATCGCCGGCGTCGGCACGCTCGTGCTGTGCTCGCCGCCGCAGGCCGCGTTCGGCGGGCTCCCGCACCCGACGATCCTGGCCGCCGCCGAACTGCTCGGCGTCGACGAGGTCTGGGCCGTCGGCGGCGCGCAGGCCGTCGCGCTGCTCGCGTACGGCGGCACCGACACCGACGGCGCGACGCTGGAGCCGGTCGACGTCGTCACCGGACCGGGCAACATCTACCTCACGGCGGCCAAGCGGCTGCTGCGCGGCGTCATCGGCATCGACTCCGAGGCTGGCCCGACCGAGATCGCGATCCTCGCCGATGAAACCGCAGACCCGGTGCACGTCGCCGCCGACCTGATCAGCCAGGCCGAGCACGACCCGCTCGCCGCGAGCGTGCTGGTCACCACGTCCGAGGAACTCGCGGACGCGGTCGACAAGGAACTCACCGGCCGCGTCGCCGCGACCAAGCACTCCGAACGCGTGACGGAGGCCTTGGGCGGCAAGCAGTCCGGCATCATCCTGGTGTCCACCGTGGAGGACGGCATCCGCGTCGTCGACGCGTACGCCGCGGAACACCTGGAGATCCAGACCGCGGACGCACGCGCGGTGGCGGCCCGCGTGCGCAACGCGGGCGCGATCTTCGTCGGGGCGTACGCGCCGGTCTCGCTCGGCGACTACTGCGCCGGCTCGAACCACGTCCTGCCCACGGGCGGGTTCGCACGGCACTCGTCCGGGCTTTCGGTGCAGAGCTTCCTCAAGGGCGTGCACGTCGTCGACTACAGCGAGGACGCGCTGCGCGAGATCGCCGGCCGCGTCGTCGCGCTGGCGAACGCCGAGGACCTGCCCGCGCACGGCGAGGCCATCACGGCACGGTTCGAGGGGGAGCGGGCATGA
- a CDS encoding Lrp/AsnC family transcriptional regulator yields the protein MDDVDRILLTELQQDATQAYAALGKAVGLSAGAAHERVRKLREQGVIRRTTVDVDPAAVGRGVMAFVLVEANSWMGDSPTKAALEALPEVVEAHIIAGPASLLVKVRTPTTEELQASLRRLYAIEGVTGTQTIVVLESFFERSVDAKGDGSPERPSPPVPSR from the coding sequence ATGGATGACGTGGATCGCATACTGCTCACGGAGTTGCAGCAGGACGCGACTCAGGCGTACGCGGCGCTCGGCAAGGCGGTCGGGTTGTCCGCGGGCGCCGCGCACGAGCGGGTCCGCAAACTGCGCGAACAGGGCGTCATCCGGCGCACGACCGTCGACGTCGACCCGGCGGCGGTCGGCCGGGGCGTGATGGCGTTCGTGCTGGTCGAGGCGAACTCGTGGATGGGCGACTCGCCGACCAAGGCCGCGCTGGAAGCGTTGCCGGAGGTCGTGGAGGCGCACATCATCGCGGGCCCGGCGTCGCTCCTGGTGAAGGTGCGCACGCCGACCACCGAGGAGTTGCAGGCGTCACTGCGCAGGCTCTACGCCATCGAAGGCGTCACAGGGACGCAGACGATCGTGGTGCTCGAGTCCTTCTTCGAGCGATCGGTGGACGCTAAAGGCGACGGTTCGCCAGAGCGCCCGTCGCCGCCCGTGCCTTCCCGCTGA
- the eccB gene encoding type VII secretion protein EccB, whose protein sequence is MWTQRDQIQAYQFLRRRLVSALVSADANHPVAPSRRLVIGTLCGLGVALLVTAVFGVLGLLNPSGGKDWLAGGKVIVEEGTGARYILGQDGALHPVLNYASARLMAGGNGEATVTVPSDKLAKAPRGSQIGIPGAPDSLPAAAALVNTPWTSCSRTTQDAPASAEPETTVLLGAPASGVDLPKDQAVVVRVPEGDRYLVTAGRRYRLTSEAATALQFDTYPAIAVSSRWIGTVAAGRDLAYRAVEDAGRPGPKVGGTATKVGSVLGVVDAMASPNDATSYYLVHADGLEPIGQTAASLLINTPQNADAYSGVPAPVAVRAADVAAVPKVGTARAGGADPAEYPDRIPRKAPVTGQSVTLCAQGSRIVISAQVPLPQGAKAIPVTARTDALVADAVFVPPSGGAVVAESGSGTVYVVTDTGLKYPVASNEALASLGYGQAERQPVPNGLLALVPRGPALDPAQAGRAVSAAGGTG, encoded by the coding sequence GTGTGGACGCAGCGGGACCAGATTCAGGCCTACCAATTCCTCCGCAGGAGACTGGTTTCGGCACTGGTCTCGGCTGACGCCAACCATCCGGTCGCCCCGAGCCGCAGGCTGGTCATCGGAACCCTGTGCGGACTCGGCGTCGCCTTGCTGGTCACCGCGGTGTTCGGCGTGCTCGGCCTGCTGAACCCCTCCGGCGGCAAGGATTGGCTGGCGGGCGGCAAGGTGATCGTCGAGGAGGGCACCGGCGCGCGGTACATCCTCGGCCAGGACGGCGCGCTGCATCCCGTGCTCAACTACGCTTCCGCGCGGCTGATGGCGGGCGGCAACGGCGAGGCCACAGTGACCGTCCCTTCGGACAAGCTCGCGAAGGCCCCGCGCGGTTCGCAGATCGGCATCCCCGGCGCCCCCGACTCGCTGCCGGCGGCGGCCGCGCTGGTGAACACCCCGTGGACGAGCTGCTCGCGGACGACCCAGGACGCGCCCGCGTCGGCCGAACCGGAGACGACGGTGCTCCTCGGCGCGCCCGCGTCCGGAGTCGACCTTCCGAAGGATCAGGCCGTGGTGGTCCGCGTCCCCGAGGGGGACCGGTATCTCGTGACGGCGGGACGCCGCTATCGGCTCACCTCGGAGGCCGCCACGGCGTTGCAGTTCGACACCTACCCGGCGATCGCGGTGTCCTCCCGGTGGATCGGCACCGTCGCCGCCGGACGCGATCTGGCCTACCGCGCGGTCGAAGACGCCGGGCGGCCCGGCCCGAAGGTCGGCGGCACCGCGACGAAGGTCGGTTCGGTGCTCGGGGTCGTCGACGCGATGGCGTCGCCCAACGACGCGACGTCCTACTACCTCGTCCACGCCGACGGGCTCGAACCGATCGGCCAGACCGCGGCGAGCCTGCTGATCAACACGCCGCAGAACGCGGACGCCTACAGCGGCGTCCCGGCCCCCGTCGCGGTGCGCGCGGCCGACGTCGCCGCGGTGCCGAAGGTCGGCACGGCGAGGGCGGGCGGGGCCGATCCCGCGGAGTATCCCGACCGGATCCCGCGAAAAGCGCCCGTTACCGGACAGTCCGTGACGTTATGCGCGCAGGGTTCTCGAATCGTTATCTCCGCACAGGTCCCGTTGCCGCAAGGTGCGAAGGCGATACCGGTGACGGCGCGCACGGACGCGTTGGTCGCCGACGCGGTCTTCGTGCCTCCGTCGGGAGGCGCGGTGGTGGCGGAATCCGGTTCCGGCACGGTCTACGTCGTGACCGACACAGGCCTGAAGTACCCGGTGGCGAGCAACGAGGCACTCGCTTCCCTCGGATACGGCCAAGCCGAACGGCAACCGGTTCCGAATGGATTACTGGCACTGGTTCCGCGCGGACCCGCGCTGGATCCGGCGCAGGCGGGCCGTGCGGTGTCCGCGGCAGGTGGGACGGGGTGA
- the eccD gene encoding type VII secretion integral membrane protein EccD, translating into MTAAIAGSTRRVTVVTPRARVDVALPQQSTFAELVPQLVRLAGASGQASAEHPGWVLSRLGGAPLALGLTVAAAQVRDGEVLHLTPRERPRGPLLFDDVVDSIASVAESGTGRWGPSVARKAGIVASVVLLLAGGLLVQAAASGSVLAPIGTGLLALVLVLGGGALSRAYGDAEAGAAGALAGVGAALLAGMSILPPHPLFSLSAGPLAAGLAVVTVYGVIAAVSVADRLPWFVAVTVSAGLGAITTAIVLLADVRAVSAAAVVAVVATALAAVAPMMALRLGRLPLPRVPDDMDAFRADENPSLGEDMVGGTTYAQSLLTGLLVALGLTVVSASVVLSSSGGAWEAGLCALLGLALMLRSRAFAGRSQRLVLIGFGAAALAAAGSWLAAGGPRSFVFAAGCAVVVAAGVCLTYATRVVKGRRSPYWARTLDIVEFLVLLSLVPFVGMIAGVYEAVRG; encoded by the coding sequence ATGACGGCCGCGATCGCGGGCTCCACCCGGCGCGTCACGGTGGTGACACCGCGGGCGCGTGTCGATGTGGCGCTGCCGCAGCAGAGCACGTTCGCCGAACTCGTCCCGCAGCTCGTGCGGCTCGCGGGCGCTTCGGGACAGGCGTCGGCCGAGCATCCGGGCTGGGTGCTGTCCCGGCTCGGCGGTGCTCCGCTCGCGCTCGGGCTCACGGTCGCCGCGGCGCAGGTGCGCGACGGCGAAGTCCTCCACTTGACCCCGCGGGAACGCCCGCGGGGTCCGTTGCTGTTCGATGACGTCGTCGACTCGATCGCGAGTGTCGCCGAGTCGGGCACCGGCCGGTGGGGACCGTCGGTGGCGCGCAAGGCGGGCATCGTCGCGTCCGTGGTGCTGCTGCTCGCCGGTGGCCTGCTGGTGCAGGCGGCGGCGTCCGGCAGTGTGCTGGCGCCGATCGGGACCGGGCTGCTCGCGCTGGTACTGGTGCTGGGCGGTGGCGCGCTGAGCCGCGCGTACGGCGACGCGGAGGCCGGTGCCGCCGGCGCGCTCGCCGGGGTCGGCGCGGCACTGCTGGCCGGGATGTCGATCCTGCCGCCGCATCCGCTGTTCTCCCTGTCGGCCGGGCCGCTGGCCGCCGGACTCGCCGTGGTGACCGTGTACGGCGTGATCGCGGCCGTTTCGGTGGCCGACCGGCTGCCCTGGTTCGTCGCGGTGACCGTGTCGGCGGGGCTCGGCGCGATCACCACCGCCATCGTCCTGCTCGCCGACGTCCGCGCGGTTTCGGCGGCCGCCGTGGTCGCCGTCGTGGCGACGGCGCTGGCCGCGGTGGCGCCGATGATGGCGCTGCGGCTCGGCAGGCTGCCCCTGCCCAGGGTGCCCGACGACATGGACGCGTTCCGCGCCGACGAGAACCCTTCGCTCGGCGAGGACATGGTCGGCGGCACGACCTACGCGCAGTCGCTGCTGACCGGGCTGCTCGTCGCGCTCGGGCTCACCGTGGTCTCGGCGTCGGTGGTCCTGTCGTCTTCAGGCGGCGCTTGGGAAGCGGGCCTGTGCGCGCTGCTGGGGCTGGCGCTGATGCTGCGCTCGCGCGCGTTCGCGGGTCGTTCGCAGCGGCTCGTGCTCATCGGTTTCGGCGCGGCCGCGTTGGCGGCGGCCGGGTCCTGGCTCGCCGCGGGTGGTCCGCGTTCGTTCGTCTTCGCTGCGGGCTGCGCGGTCGTCGTCGCCGCGGGTGTCTGTCTCACTTACGCGACCCGTGTCGTGAAGGGACGCCGTTCGCCTTACTGGGCAAGGACTCTCGACATCGTCGAGTTCCTGGTGTTGCTTTCCCTGGTCCCGTTCGTCGGCATGATCGCCGGGGTCTACGAGGCCGTGCGCGGCTGA
- a CDS encoding carbon-nitrogen hydrolase family protein, whose amino-acid sequence MPRIGLCQLTAGEDPETNLKLIREGVAAAAADGARIVVFPEATMARFGSPLKPVAQPLDGPWASTVATIAEEHGVVIVAGMFTPSPDGRVSNTLLVTGAGHHFGYDKIHLYDAFGFAESDTVAAGTAPVTFELDGITFGVATCYDIRFPELFRKLADDGADIVLVPTSWGAGEGKREQWGVLVRARALDSGCWVVGCGQADPTTTATPVNPKAPTGIGFSTVSDGFGRVLAELGPGPELVVVDLDPAVSGKARAATGALANRRL is encoded by the coding sequence GTGCCGCGAATCGGGTTGTGCCAGCTCACGGCGGGCGAGGATCCCGAAACGAACCTGAAGCTGATTCGCGAAGGCGTGGCGGCCGCGGCGGCCGACGGCGCGCGGATCGTGGTCTTCCCCGAGGCGACGATGGCCCGCTTCGGCAGTCCGCTGAAGCCCGTCGCGCAACCGCTGGACGGGCCGTGGGCGTCCACTGTGGCGACCATCGCCGAAGAGCACGGCGTCGTGATCGTCGCGGGCATGTTCACGCCGTCGCCCGACGGGCGCGTGAGCAACACGCTGCTCGTCACCGGCGCCGGGCACCACTTCGGCTACGACAAGATCCATCTGTACGACGCGTTCGGGTTCGCCGAGTCCGATACGGTCGCCGCCGGGACCGCACCGGTCACCTTCGAGCTCGACGGAATCACGTTCGGTGTCGCGACCTGTTACGACATCCGTTTCCCCGAACTGTTCCGGAAGCTGGCCGACGACGGCGCCGACATCGTCCTCGTGCCGACGTCCTGGGGCGCGGGCGAGGGCAAGCGTGAGCAGTGGGGCGTCCTGGTGCGCGCCCGCGCGCTCGACTCGGGCTGCTGGGTCGTCGGCTGCGGGCAGGCCGACCCGACCACCACCGCGACGCCGGTGAACCCGAAGGCCCCGACGGGGATCGGTTTCTCGACGGTGTCCGACGGGTTCGGGCGCGTCCTCGCCGAGCTGGGCCCCGGACCGGAGCTCGTGGTCGTCGACCTGGATCCGGCGGTCAGCGGGAAGGCACGGGCGGCGACGGGCGCTCTGGCGAACCGTCGCCTTTAG
- a CDS encoding histidinol-phosphate transaminase encodes MSIGEEITLDALPLREDLRGKTPYGAPQLDVPIRLNTNENPYPPPDALVADVAEAIRAEAASLHRYPDRDAVALRQDLADYLAVSTGVLVSESNVWAANGSNEILQQILQAFGGPGRSALGFEPSYSMHPIISAGTRTDWLPVPRRDDFSLDTEKAAALVSERRPDIVFVTSPNNPTGGSIPFGELRGLLEAAPGIVVVDEAYAEFSSQPSAVELLEEYPAKLIVSRTMSKAFAFAGGRLGYLAAAPAIVDALQLVRLPYHLSKLTQAAARAALRHADATLASVAKLAAERDRVVEALLGLGFTLVPSDANFVLFGRFADAPAAWKSYLDNGVLIRDVGIEGHLRVTIGTPEENDAFLEASKEVPR; translated from the coding sequence ATGAGCATCGGCGAGGAGATCACGCTCGACGCGCTCCCGCTGCGGGAGGACCTGCGGGGCAAGACCCCGTACGGCGCGCCGCAGCTCGACGTGCCGATCCGGCTCAACACCAACGAAAACCCGTACCCGCCACCGGACGCGCTGGTGGCCGACGTCGCCGAGGCCATCCGCGCCGAAGCCGCTTCGCTGCACCGCTACCCGGATCGCGACGCCGTCGCGTTGCGGCAGGACCTCGCGGACTACCTCGCGGTGTCCACCGGCGTGCTGGTGTCGGAGTCGAACGTGTGGGCCGCCAACGGGTCCAACGAGATCCTGCAGCAGATCCTGCAGGCCTTCGGCGGCCCCGGCCGGTCGGCGCTGGGCTTCGAGCCGTCGTACTCGATGCACCCGATCATCTCGGCGGGCACCCGCACCGACTGGCTGCCGGTGCCGCGCCGCGACGATTTCAGCCTCGACACCGAGAAGGCCGCCGCGCTGGTGAGCGAGCGCCGTCCGGACATCGTCTTCGTGACCAGCCCGAACAACCCGACCGGCGGGTCGATCCCGTTCGGCGAGCTGCGCGGGCTGCTCGAAGCGGCGCCGGGGATCGTGGTGGTCGACGAGGCGTACGCGGAGTTCTCGTCGCAGCCGAGCGCCGTCGAGCTGCTGGAGGAATACCCGGCGAAGCTGATCGTTTCGCGCACGATGAGCAAGGCGTTCGCCTTCGCCGGTGGGCGGCTCGGTTACCTGGCGGCCGCGCCCGCGATCGTCGACGCGCTGCAACTGGTGCGGCTGCCGTATCACCTTTCGAAACTCACGCAGGCCGCCGCGCGGGCCGCGCTGCGGCACGCGGACGCCACCCTCGCCTCGGTCGCCAAACTCGCGGCCGAACGCGACAGGGTGGTGGAAGCGTTGCTGGGCTTGGGATTCACGCTGGTCCCGAGCGACGCGAACTTCGTCCTCTTCGGACGGTTCGCGGACGCGCCAGCGGCCTGGAAGTCCTATTTGGACAACGGCGTGCTGATCAGGGACGTCGGCATCGAAGGACACCTGCGGGTGACCATCGGGACGCCGGAAGAGAACGACGCCTTTCTCGAGGCCAGCAAGGAGGTGCCGCGATGA